From a region of the Paenibacillus sp. FSL R10-2734 genome:
- a CDS encoding ImmA/IrrE family metallo-endopeptidase, with protein MDELINNLIKKYKTNCPFELASALGIHIRFMNLGTGTKGLYYRKLRRRFIVIHNELPVEWQRFVCAHELGHDRLHKGINRFFLEESSYFSPGKLERQANVFAVKLLSTGSNPEQEESWKSYYLRIGIPPEVQFLLEE; from the coding sequence ATGGATGAACTGATCAATAATCTGATTAAAAAATATAAAACTAACTGCCCGTTCGAGCTGGCCTCAGCGCTAGGTATTCACATTCGTTTCATGAACCTTGGGACAGGCACTAAGGGATTATATTACCGAAAACTAAGAAGAAGATTTATCGTCATTCATAATGAGTTGCCAGTTGAGTGGCAGCGCTTCGTTTGTGCGCATGAATTAGGACATGATCGCCTTCATAAGGGGATCAACCGTTTTTTTCTGGAGGAAAGCTCTTATTTCTCACCTGGGAAGCTTGAACGTCAAGCTAATGTCTTTGCTGTAAAGCTACTATCCACAGGTAGCAATCCTGAGCAAGAGGAATCATGGAAGAGTTATTATCTGCGGATTGGCATTCCACCAGAAGTTCAATTTCTTTTGGAAGAATGA
- a CDS encoding helix-turn-helix domain-containing protein, protein MKQQFGEYMKQLRETKGLTINQLAAAAGISGSQISRIENGLRGVPKPTTLRKIAEATGVPYEELMDQAGYLQEQALPSEEVVPEWATSKDKRDFRKMLEDDGELMFDGIPLDKEDKQRIKDVLTGLFWEAKQMNKRNKSNNT, encoded by the coding sequence ATGAAACAGCAATTTGGGGAATACATGAAGCAACTTCGCGAAACGAAGGGACTTACCATTAATCAATTGGCAGCAGCAGCGGGGATTAGCGGATCACAGATTTCACGGATTGAGAATGGATTAAGAGGAGTTCCTAAGCCAACTACATTACGCAAAATAGCAGAGGCTACAGGCGTGCCGTACGAGGAGCTAATGGATCAAGCCGGGTATTTGCAGGAACAGGCCCTTCCGAGCGAAGAGGTTGTCCCAGAATGGGCTACGAGTAAGGATAAGCGGGACTTCCGAAAGATGCTAGAGGATGATGGAGAGCTGATGTTTGATGGGATTCCATTAGACAAGGAAGACAAGCAGAGGATAAAAGATGTACTGACCGGCTTATTCTGGGAAGCCAAACAGATGAACAAGAGAAATAAATCCAACAACACTTAA
- a CDS encoding ArpU family phage packaging/lysis transcriptional regulator — translation MMNLSALPELDRRRTQVAIESMLEKYRIFKTVTFEAKEASTTYSYTERFHGPTNTVTDQTAAIASYNVDIPAARRAFCSAIDTVVERLDTREQQLVRERYMKRDETYDYTIYNHVFDPPVSKDTYVKIRSKAFYKMALALTDLGLLSLNTLITAPRVKKEKISIT, via the coding sequence ATGATGAACTTATCCGCTTTACCAGAGTTGGACCGTCGCCGAACCCAGGTCGCTATAGAGAGCATGTTGGAGAAGTACCGTATTTTTAAGACCGTTACATTTGAAGCTAAGGAAGCCAGTACTACTTATTCTTATACAGAAAGATTTCATGGTCCTACGAATACTGTTACTGATCAGACTGCTGCGATAGCTTCTTATAATGTGGATATACCGGCTGCTAGAAGGGCTTTTTGTTCGGCGATAGACACTGTGGTAGAGAGACTCGATACGAGGGAGCAGCAATTAGTAAGAGAGCGTTATATGAAAAGAGACGAAACGTACGATTATACGATTTACAATCATGTGTTTGATCCACCGGTAAGTAAGGATACTTACGTGAAGATACGCTCGAAGGCTTTTTACAAGATGGCTTTGGCTTTAACAGATCTCGGTCTACTATCCCTTAACACCTTAATAACAGCACCTAGAGTGAAGAAAGAGAAGATTAGTATTACCTAA
- a CDS encoding DUF6838 family protein, whose product MSVQQLREHITSALERYFPDVPVYVDGEKPQTAYFYPGLISATLDRQREGRYLAVYRFGIRYEQGSLLEAERMADELSEAMAGMEQDGGSFRVVRQAWEAGGEGHGPLFTTDYMVYLQSEKPAPFKMGQMIGGERLK is encoded by the coding sequence ATGTCGGTACAACAATTACGAGAACACATTACGAGTGCGCTGGAGCGGTATTTTCCAGATGTTCCTGTGTATGTGGATGGGGAGAAACCTCAGACGGCTTATTTTTATCCTGGACTGATCTCAGCGACACTGGATCGGCAGCGGGAAGGCAGATATTTAGCGGTCTATCGCTTTGGTATCCGTTATGAACAAGGAAGCCTGCTAGAGGCCGAAAGAATGGCTGATGAGTTAAGTGAAGCAATGGCAGGGATGGAGCAAGATGGCGGTTCTTTTCGTGTAGTTAGGCAAGCCTGGGAAGCTGGGGGAGAGGGGCATGGTCCTCTTTTTACAACGGACTACATGGTGTATTTGCAAAGTGAGAAGCCTGCCCCCTTTAAGATGGGCCAAATGATAGGAGGAGAAAGATTGAAATGA
- a CDS encoding phage tail sheath family protein has protein sequence MAGGTWTTQNKVRPGVYVNVASNQGAIGKMGERGITALALALSWGEPGVMMKITPQDDVNKLLGYDLEHLSLLPVREALKRAGTLLLYRLNEGVKAAVTNSGLQVTAKYGGVRGNDLSVVIEKNIENNALFDVKTLLNGTEMNKQTVGTAEELVANDYVQFQKNGAEGLMLTAGMPLIGGANGTVTNGAHSDFLSALEVLEFQTVGLVSQDSTLKALYSSWVRRLRDTEGKKVQAVLSDYATAGHEGVISVKNGVVLSDGTTIDNNNAVAWVAGATAAAAVNQSLTYQGYDDSVDADVRLSHSETTAALLQGELLFTYSGGRAVVEQDINTFTAFSPDKGKAFSKNRVLRVLDGIANDLKRIFENYYIGKVANNEDGRALFWSQCATYMNDLQDMGAIEGFNAQTDVVVVAGADSDSIVLDVAVKPVDSVEKVYMKVKVV, from the coding sequence ATGGCAGGCGGAACATGGACAACTCAAAACAAGGTGCGCCCCGGGGTGTACGTAAATGTAGCATCGAATCAAGGTGCCATCGGCAAAATGGGAGAACGCGGGATTACTGCTTTGGCACTTGCCTTATCTTGGGGAGAACCTGGAGTGATGATGAAGATTACCCCGCAGGACGATGTAAATAAGCTGCTAGGTTATGATTTGGAGCATCTATCATTGCTGCCAGTACGTGAAGCGCTGAAACGGGCAGGAACTTTGCTGCTCTATCGATTGAATGAAGGAGTTAAAGCGGCGGTAACTAATAGCGGCCTCCAGGTAACTGCTAAATATGGTGGTGTACGCGGAAACGATCTTTCAGTTGTTATTGAGAAGAATATTGAGAATAATGCTCTTTTTGATGTGAAGACACTGCTTAATGGAACTGAAATGAACAAACAAACGGTTGGAACGGCTGAAGAGTTAGTCGCCAACGATTATGTTCAATTCCAGAAAAATGGAGCAGAAGGCTTGATGCTAACCGCAGGGATGCCGCTTATTGGTGGAGCTAATGGTACGGTTACAAACGGCGCGCACAGCGATTTCTTATCTGCTCTTGAGGTACTTGAGTTCCAGACGGTTGGATTAGTATCGCAGGATAGTACGCTTAAGGCGCTGTATAGCTCTTGGGTAAGACGACTGCGGGATACAGAAGGGAAGAAAGTACAGGCTGTACTATCGGATTATGCAACTGCGGGTCATGAAGGTGTGATCAGCGTGAAGAATGGGGTAGTGCTAAGCGACGGTACTACGATTGATAACAACAATGCCGTTGCTTGGGTGGCAGGCGCTACGGCTGCTGCTGCGGTGAATCAATCGCTGACTTATCAGGGATATGACGACTCGGTTGATGCTGATGTGCGGCTTAGCCATTCTGAGACGACAGCAGCTTTGCTGCAAGGTGAACTGCTCTTTACTTACAGTGGAGGGCGTGCTGTGGTGGAACAGGATATTAACACGTTTACGGCATTTTCTCCGGACAAAGGCAAAGCGTTCTCCAAAAATCGAGTGCTCCGCGTGCTGGATGGAATTGCGAATGATCTAAAGCGTATTTTTGAAAACTACTATATTGGTAAGGTAGCAAATAATGAAGATGGACGAGCTTTGTTCTGGTCACAGTGTGCGACTTATATGAATGATCTGCAGGATATGGGTGCAATTGAAGGCTTTAACGCGCAGACAGATGTTGTCGTTGTGGCAGGTGCTGATAGCGATAGCATTGTGCTCGACGTGGCTGTGAAGCCGGTAGATTCCGTAGAAAAAGTATATATGAAAGTGAAGGTGGTTTAA
- a CDS encoding phage tail tube protein: MAFLKASDTISGQEGRAYAVIGTQTEEMFYVKTLEATVEKTKAEVKTLGRRGVQHKATGWSGSGSMTIFYMTSRFRQMMLDYMNTGVDQYFDIEVTNEDPSSSVGAQRIILKGVNLDSVIMASLDTESDALEEEVSFTFEDVQIVQAFGAPAGSGN; this comes from the coding sequence ATGGCATTTTTGAAAGCTAGCGATACGATTTCCGGCCAGGAGGGCCGTGCGTATGCCGTGATTGGTACGCAAACTGAAGAGATGTTCTATGTGAAAACACTTGAAGCTACGGTAGAAAAAACAAAGGCAGAAGTGAAGACACTCGGCCGCCGGGGAGTTCAGCATAAAGCGACTGGATGGTCGGGCAGCGGTTCGATGACGATTTTTTATATGACTAGTCGTTTCCGTCAGATGATGCTCGATTATATGAATACAGGTGTCGATCAGTATTTCGATATTGAGGTTACGAACGAAGATCCATCGTCCAGCGTGGGCGCGCAACGTATTATTTTAAAAGGCGTGAACCTTGATAGTGTCATCATGGCCTCTCTGGATACAGAATCAGATGCGCTGGAAGAAGAAGTGAGCTTTACGTTTGAGGATGTGCAGATTGTGCAGGCTTTTGGAGCTCCGGCAGGCTCCGGAAATTAA
- a CDS encoding phage portal protein, whose translation MSELSLFFAQNVACDTTEEFVVSQRFKDKEGNAVAWKLRSMNEDENQECRKAATRKVKGKNGVYTSEIEPNDYMAKLMTSSVVHPDLKNAELQRSYGVLGAETLLRKMLLPGEFAALGERVQALNGFGTDMNELVDEVKN comes from the coding sequence ATGAGTGAATTAAGTTTGTTTTTTGCGCAAAATGTAGCATGTGACACGACCGAGGAGTTTGTGGTATCGCAGCGTTTTAAGGATAAGGAAGGTAATGCAGTTGCTTGGAAGCTGCGCAGCATGAACGAAGATGAGAATCAGGAATGCCGTAAAGCGGCTACCCGTAAAGTCAAAGGCAAGAACGGAGTATATACCTCCGAGATTGAACCGAACGATTATATGGCTAAGCTTATGACCTCAAGTGTAGTGCATCCGGATCTAAAAAATGCCGAGCTACAGCGTTCATATGGTGTTCTTGGTGCTGAGACACTGTTGCGTAAAATGCTGCTTCCGGGTGAATTCGCGGCACTTGGTGAACGGGTGCAAGCTCTGAATGGCTTCGGCACAGATATGAACGAGCTGGTGGATGAAGTAAAAAACTAA
- a CDS encoding LysM peptidoglycan-binding domain-containing protein, whose protein sequence is MEEYGIFLGFNNQAEAFRLPVNPETLEIKESGDGKSYTIIDLGEINTIAYPKLTEITIESIFPAQRYPFVLVQEDGLKRPFEYVELIKKWMTSRRPIRFVFSGVSYADDLKKADGKLNDAKKWLKESSTSEDKSIEIDFGVNMAMSIEGFSWKLSAGTSGDIEYSLSLKKYVFYQAVAVKVVKDEVKVVQKRANETPKPTTYTLKSGDSLWKVAKEKLGDGDRCWEIQKLNGIKDSELRKLPIGKVIKLP, encoded by the coding sequence GTGGAAGAGTACGGGATTTTTCTTGGTTTTAATAATCAGGCGGAAGCATTCCGGCTACCAGTCAACCCGGAGACCTTAGAGATTAAGGAGAGCGGGGATGGAAAAAGTTATACCATTATCGATCTGGGTGAGATCAACACGATTGCTTATCCGAAGCTTACGGAGATTACCATTGAAAGTATCTTTCCGGCACAAAGGTATCCGTTCGTATTGGTGCAAGAGGACGGGCTGAAGAGACCTTTTGAATATGTGGAGCTGATTAAGAAGTGGATGACGAGTCGTAGGCCTATTCGCTTTGTGTTCTCCGGGGTGAGCTATGCTGATGATTTGAAAAAAGCTGATGGGAAGCTAAACGACGCGAAGAAATGGTTAAAGGAATCATCGACTAGTGAGGATAAATCCATAGAAATTGATTTTGGTGTGAATATGGCTATGAGTATCGAAGGCTTCAGTTGGAAGCTCAGTGCGGGTACGTCAGGGGATATTGAATATTCGTTGTCTCTCAAAAAGTATGTTTTCTATCAGGCGGTAGCTGTAAAAGTCGTCAAGGATGAAGTGAAAGTAGTGCAGAAGCGAGCGAATGAAACTCCCAAACCTACTACGTATACCCTGAAATCTGGAGACAGCCTATGGAAAGTTGCAAAAGAAAAGCTTGGGGATGGCGATAGGTGTTGGGAGATCCAAAAACTTAATGGCATTAAAGATAGTGAGCTGAGGAAGCTTCCGATCGGTAAGGTCATTAAGCTGCCGTAG
- a CDS encoding DUF2577 domain-containing protein, with product MLDIIKKASLGAVGNTNPVAFSYGTVTEAAPLQIQVDQRFILSGNALVLPESVMESKIELDGREVIVRRGLASGDRVLMVRMQGGQSYIVLDRLVSPI from the coding sequence ATGTTGGATATTATTAAAAAAGCAAGTCTAGGAGCCGTGGGAAATACAAATCCTGTGGCTTTTTCTTATGGGACGGTAACGGAGGCAGCTCCTTTGCAGATCCAGGTGGATCAGCGGTTTATTTTATCGGGAAATGCGTTAGTGCTGCCTGAATCGGTAATGGAAAGTAAGATCGAGCTAGATGGTAGAGAAGTAATAGTGCGTCGAGGACTTGCCTCTGGTGATCGGGTTCTGATGGTTCGAATGCAGGGCGGACAAAGCTATATTGTTCTGGATCGGCTGGTGAGTCCGATATGA
- a CDS encoding DUF2634 domain-containing protein produces the protein MIPAIGKAGPITALLEDEVNLERGESPSLTYRMDWERKRITGQTDGLEAVQQAASKILRTVRFEHLIYSSDYGTEWQLVLGKDRLLVRAEIRRIVSEALLQDERILSLENIEISFNGDNLTFDCKVVTRYGNFQLRKEWNEDV, from the coding sequence ATGATTCCTGCGATTGGAAAAGCTGGACCGATAACTGCCCTTCTTGAAGACGAGGTCAATCTTGAGCGTGGGGAAAGCCCCAGCCTAACATACCGAATGGATTGGGAGAGAAAAAGGATTACAGGCCAAACGGATGGTCTAGAAGCAGTTCAACAGGCGGCGTCCAAAATTTTAAGAACGGTTAGATTTGAACATCTGATTTACAGTTCGGATTATGGCACAGAGTGGCAGCTGGTGCTTGGCAAGGATCGGTTGCTTGTTAGAGCTGAAATTAGACGTATCGTTAGTGAGGCTTTGCTTCAGGATGAACGAATCCTTAGCTTAGAAAATATTGAGATTTCTTTTAACGGAGATAATCTAACTTTTGACTGTAAGGTGGTCACACGTTATGGGAATTTTCAGCTGAGAAAGGAGTGGAATGAGGATGTATGA
- a CDS encoding baseplate J/gp47 family protein has protein sequence MYEDQTYEALLERMLDRVPSGLDKREGSIIYDALAPAAAELAQMYIELDVNNNLYFADTATGEYLERSISWSGIVRREASKAQLKGIFYKADGGFVDVPLGSRFSLDMLNYMAVEKLSPGVYRLESETAGEEGNRYFGSLLPVDYISDLARGEIASLLIPGENAETDESLRQRYLDSARRPATSGNKYHYMEWAMQVAGVGGARVFPLWNGPKTVKVIIVDAEKRPASELLVTKVQHYIDPVAGAGEGQAPVGAVVTVASATGKGISISAKVTLASGYALQAVNEEFKAILESYRKEKAFSATYISQSVIGALLLATEGVADYSELKLNGGAGNVMLNEEEVPLFGNVLLEV, from the coding sequence ATGTATGAGGATCAGACGTATGAGGCTCTTTTGGAGCGGATGCTGGACCGGGTTCCGTCAGGTCTGGATAAACGCGAGGGTAGCATCATATATGACGCGCTGGCACCGGCAGCAGCAGAGTTAGCGCAGATGTATATCGAGCTGGATGTGAATAATAATCTGTATTTTGCAGATACAGCGACCGGTGAATACTTGGAACGAAGTATCTCCTGGTCAGGAATTGTTAGGCGAGAAGCGAGCAAGGCGCAGCTGAAGGGGATTTTTTATAAAGCGGATGGAGGATTTGTGGATGTTCCACTCGGTAGCCGCTTTTCTCTCGATATGCTGAATTATATGGCTGTGGAGAAGCTATCACCTGGAGTGTATCGGCTAGAAAGTGAAACCGCTGGAGAAGAAGGGAATCGATATTTTGGTTCTTTGCTGCCAGTGGATTATATTTCAGACCTCGCGCGCGGAGAAATAGCTTCTCTTCTGATCCCTGGGGAGAACGCCGAAACGGATGAATCGCTACGCCAGCGTTATTTGGATTCTGCCAGACGCCCAGCTACTAGCGGTAATAAATATCACTATATGGAGTGGGCGATGCAGGTTGCGGGGGTGGGAGGTGCGCGTGTTTTTCCATTATGGAATGGTCCTAAGACGGTGAAGGTGATTATCGTAGATGCTGAGAAACGTCCTGCTTCTGAGCTGCTGGTGACTAAGGTTCAGCATTACATTGATCCGGTCGCTGGAGCGGGCGAAGGGCAAGCCCCCGTAGGTGCAGTTGTAACTGTAGCGTCGGCAACGGGCAAAGGTATCAGTATAAGTGCAAAAGTAACCCTTGCTTCAGGCTATGCGCTGCAAGCTGTAAATGAAGAATTCAAGGCGATTCTTGAGAGTTATCGTAAGGAGAAGGCTTTTTCAGCAACCTATATTAGCCAGTCTGTAATCGGTGCACTATTGCTAGCTACTGAGGGTGTTGCGGATTACAGTGAGCTGAAGCTGAACGGTGGAGCGGGCAACGTAATGTTGAACGAAGAAGAAGTACCGTTGTTCGGCAATGTTTTACTGGAGGTGTAG
- a CDS encoding phosphoglucomutase: MGYPEQIDIFQEKLNKKANGSSYVIEERLSLVNGMYSGVLAHDNINNQTIAVYTGSQYSGIELRNFTVSFPDEAPWRRLIKIFADVPEVYVTYETPGDTVEAEDINGLQGSLTAVQSELERYKNKGQIDGGSFRREV; this comes from the coding sequence ATGGGGTATCCAGAGCAAATTGATATTTTTCAAGAAAAGCTTAATAAAAAAGCAAATGGTAGCAGCTATGTTATCGAAGAGAGATTATCGCTTGTAAATGGTATGTACAGTGGTGTGCTTGCGCATGACAACATTAATAATCAGACCATCGCCGTGTACACGGGGTCACAGTATTCCGGGATTGAGTTACGCAATTTCACTGTGTCTTTTCCGGATGAGGCGCCATGGCGGCGGTTGATTAAGATTTTTGCCGATGTGCCAGAGGTATATGTGACTTACGAAACTCCCGGGGATACAGTTGAAGCAGAGGATATTAATGGTTTGCAGGGGAGTCTTACAGCTGTCCAAAGTGAACTAGAGCGTTATAAGAATAAGGGCCAGATTGACGGAGGATCTTTTAGAAGAGAGGTGTAA
- a CDS encoding DUF2793 domain-containing protein: protein MAQTIQIKRGTKAELTSYGVLRAGELGFCTDTKEVYIGDGTSNSMVGRALSGPEASRPVAGAVGRLYYVTTGSNSGYLYFDDGVAWRRVNSQKLSDLTGTIDDIADGATYAKVLKADISAGHINKVSDGTNVKTAAEIKTHIDDVTKHRTINDAGTTITDLWSAQKIKNEIELAKHNIEPQASVKDQNLLAPPASPVEGDRYIIPAGATGAWAGKTNQIVEYQSAAWVFYVPAVGWTAYVDDEQKIYSWNGSAWVRTGGALQTITAGNGLIGGGQADAVTLNIGAGNGITVTADAITVTAGKGITVDGAGVAVSVDGSSIIYDAANGNKLTVASIDGGTF from the coding sequence ATGGCACAGACTATACAAATAAAGCGGGGAACAAAGGCTGAGCTAACGAGTTATGGAGTTTTGAGGGCGGGCGAGCTTGGTTTTTGCACGGACACTAAGGAAGTTTATATTGGTGACGGCACGTCCAATTCCATGGTCGGCAGGGCGCTGTCAGGGCCAGAAGCCTCGCGTCCGGTTGCAGGAGCCGTTGGTCGTTTGTATTACGTGACTACGGGTTCGAATAGCGGATATTTATATTTTGATGATGGGGTAGCTTGGCGGCGGGTGAATTCGCAGAAGCTTAGCGATCTGACAGGTACAATCGACGATATCGCCGATGGAGCAACTTATGCGAAGGTGCTTAAAGCGGATATTAGTGCGGGGCATATCAACAAAGTATCGGATGGCACGAACGTAAAGACCGCGGCTGAGATTAAGACTCATATTGATGATGTGACCAAGCACCGGACGATCAATGATGCCGGGACTACGATTACAGATTTGTGGTCAGCGCAAAAGATTAAAAATGAAATTGAGCTGGCCAAGCATAACATCGAACCGCAAGCGTCGGTAAAAGATCAGAACCTGCTGGCTCCACCAGCCAGTCCAGTTGAGGGTGATCGATACATTATTCCAGCGGGAGCAACCGGGGCATGGGCGGGGAAAACGAATCAAATCGTGGAGTACCAATCTGCTGCTTGGGTATTTTATGTTCCTGCCGTAGGCTGGACTGCTTACGTCGATGATGAGCAGAAGATTTATAGCTGGAACGGTAGCGCATGGGTGCGCACAGGTGGTGCGTTACAGACTATTACCGCTGGTAACGGGCTAATCGGCGGCGGTCAGGCCGATGCTGTGACGCTGAATATTGGTGCAGGTAATGGGATCACGGTTACTGCAGACGCGATTACAGTGACGGCTGGAAAAGGTATCACTGTAGATGGAGCCGGTGTAGCTGTAAGTGTGGATGGAAGTAGCATCATTTATGATGCAGCGAATGGCAATAAACTTACCGTAGCCAGTATTGATGGCGGAACATTCTAG
- a CDS encoding putative phage tail protein — MSYASSLYSELQYSADKDSNHPGEVEAPDLMQYLPDYYKDVREMEKLQETIGLEIGGLKIGTIDVLDQAFVETATVSLGRWEAELGLNIDSSKSYATRREMIKAKLRGNGTTTPEMIQRTASAFSGGVVEVKEVPDEYRFEIHFVSTLGIPPNMAGLIQIIEEIKPAHLAYEFVFSYTWWDSVKALTWENAHSKTWNELRTYR, encoded by the coding sequence ATGAGTTACGCCAGCTCTTTATACAGCGAATTGCAATATTCCGCAGATAAAGATTCGAACCATCCGGGTGAAGTCGAGGCGCCTGATCTAATGCAGTATTTACCGGACTATTATAAGGATGTCCGCGAAATGGAGAAGCTTCAGGAGACCATCGGGCTAGAAATTGGTGGACTGAAGATAGGCACTATAGATGTACTGGATCAGGCATTTGTTGAAACGGCAACGGTAAGTCTTGGACGTTGGGAGGCTGAGCTTGGACTAAATATCGATTCATCCAAGTCATATGCCACGCGCCGAGAGATGATTAAGGCGAAGCTGCGAGGAAACGGGACGACAACACCGGAGATGATCCAGCGGACGGCGTCCGCTTTTTCAGGTGGAGTGGTCGAAGTTAAGGAAGTGCCTGATGAGTATCGTTTTGAGATTCATTTTGTGAGTACGCTGGGCATTCCTCCGAATATGGCAGGGTTAATTCAAATTATTGAAGAGATTAAGCCCGCGCATTTAGCTTATGAATTTGTGTTCAGCTATACGTGGTGGGACTCCGTTAAAGCTTTGACCTGGGAGAATGCTCACAGTAAGACATGGAACGAATTAAGAACTTATAGATAG
- a CDS encoding XkdX family protein: MNWYVTIKRYYMAGYYTTDQVQIFVTAKKITTEQAIEIIGDSATYRRFYFALVSVTRAVLFITLEGGCYMTIVGVNSGGGDAEAAPIEHRLEDVENRLVVIQDEIFRFGTENLSFSNELLILKEKQSRHEEDVKQIKQSTVEMKIQFNEIMRRWDTLDSRVFQLLQQSQTDSKSERKVFIDLLKYVLAGTIFAIIAFLFKGGV, encoded by the coding sequence ATGAACTGGTATGTGACGATTAAACGTTATTATATGGCAGGATATTATACAACCGATCAGGTACAAATTTTTGTCACCGCTAAGAAAATCACTACTGAACAAGCTATAGAGATTATTGGAGATAGCGCCACTTACAGGCGTTTTTATTTTGCCCTCGTATCTGTTACGAGGGCTGTTTTATTTATCACTTTAGAAGGGGGCTGTTATATGACCATTGTGGGAGTGAATTCAGGAGGAGGCGATGCTGAAGCAGCGCCCATTGAGCACCGTTTAGAAGATGTTGAAAATAGACTGGTAGTCATCCAAGACGAAATCTTTAGATTTGGAACGGAAAATCTAAGTTTTAGTAATGAGCTTCTAATATTAAAAGAAAAACAATCACGCCATGAGGAAGATGTGAAGCAAATTAAACAATCGACGGTGGAAATGAAAATTCAATTTAACGAGATTATGAGGCGGTGGGACACGTTAGATTCGCGAGTGTTCCAGCTATTGCAACAATCTCAGACGGACAGTAAGAGCGAACGAAAAGTGTTTATCGATTTACTTAAATACGTTCTGGCGGGAACTATTTTTGCTATTATTGCCTTTTTATTTAAAGGAGGGGTATAG
- a CDS encoding M15 family metallopeptidase — translation MLTLSQIKNKSALRLTNLHPVVRSAATALIERCYKLNIPILITQGLRTIAEQDALYAQGRTKPGAIVTNARGGYSYHNYGLAVDFALLLPNGSSVSWDMRRDDNNNQIADWQEVVKEAKALGFEWGGDWTSFKDYPHFQMAFGLTLTQLRAGAKPSTSAVEAAYKIFNRKEAEDLKGDVIAIVKVNGVKVADGVPEKGITYVPVRVIAEALGAQVGYDSVTRTVEITSTH, via the coding sequence ATGCTCACTTTGTCCCAAATCAAAAATAAATCAGCCCTACGACTAACCAACCTTCACCCCGTAGTCCGTTCCGCTGCTACTGCTCTTATCGAACGCTGTTACAAGCTTAATATCCCCATTCTCATCACGCAGGGTCTTCGCACAATTGCCGAGCAAGATGCTCTTTACGCACAAGGACGCACCAAGCCTGGAGCGATTGTTACTAATGCGCGTGGTGGGTATAGCTACCACAATTATGGATTAGCTGTAGATTTTGCTCTTTTGCTACCGAATGGATCGAGTGTGTCATGGGATATGCGCCGGGACGACAATAACAATCAGATTGCAGATTGGCAGGAGGTAGTTAAAGAGGCCAAGGCACTTGGGTTCGAATGGGGTGGGGATTGGACTAGCTTCAAGGACTACCCACATTTTCAAATGGCGTTTGGGTTAACACTTACACAGTTACGAGCAGGGGCCAAGCCCTCAACATCCGCAGTGGAGGCAGCGTACAAGATTTTTAATCGAAAGGAGGCGGAAGACTTGAAGGGTGACGTTATTGCCATTGTAAAGGTTAACGGGGTTAAGGTTGCAGATGGAGTGCCTGAAAAAGGCATCACTTACGTGCCAGTACGTGTTATTGCAGAAGCACTAGGCGCTCAGGTAGGTTATGATTCCGTAACTCGAACGGTTGAGATTACAAGTACACACTAA
- a CDS encoding holin, which yields MEAGNLLDDVMAFASILAVFVLALVQLVKNSINIPRNAVPIIGLLIGLLIGAAAYPFSELDLVLRLWAGGLAGLSATGLFELAFKYRPGTTKE from the coding sequence ATGGAAGCTGGAAATCTTTTAGATGATGTGATGGCGTTTGCTTCTATATTAGCTGTTTTCGTATTGGCACTGGTTCAATTGGTCAAAAATAGTATCAACATCCCGCGGAATGCGGTCCCGATTATCGGACTATTGATAGGTTTGCTCATTGGTGCGGCAGCGTATCCTTTTTCCGAACTCGATTTAGTTCTTCGCCTGTGGGCTGGAGGACTTGCAGGGTTGTCTGCAACGGGGTTGTTTGAGCTAGCTTTTAAATATCGCCCGGGAACGACGAAAGAGTAA